The Mauremys reevesii isolate NIE-2019 linkage group 1, ASM1616193v1, whole genome shotgun sequence genome segment TGAATGCAAAAAAGGAGTTACCAAGATGCCCAGATTAGTCTTGTCTCTGAAATCATTCCAAGGATTCTGATATCACCTGTAGTAGAAAGAGAGCTTCAGACATGAGTCCTGGTATAAGGGGCCTGGTATAAGGTCAGACCCTGCTGATATAAAGCACAATTAGAAAGAGTCAAGCTATGAGCTGAAATCAGGCCCTGTAACAAAACATGCCAACTTGCAAGTTCACAGAACCTGGCGAGAACAGGGCTGGTGTTGCGACAACACCAACATTCCTAAGCTAGGCACAGCACACTCACATATACAGATCCCAGAAGGGTAGTACCAGGACACCATGATACAAGGTTATGGTGTAAACACACTCCCCAAAGATAATATaggacacactgacccctcctaaagataaggtcaggatgacagggtgatgaattgaaatgttttgatcaaaccaacaggtttaaaaaaaaagaaatatggagatatacctctctcatagaactggaagggaccttgaaaagttgttgagtccaatcccctgccttcactaacaggaccaagtgcTGTCCTTGGCAGGTTGTTTTGCCCCCTCATCTctaaattgccccctcaaggattgaattcacagccctgggtttagcaagccaatgctcaagccactgagctatccctcctccccaaggtGCAAGTTAAAGGGTGGTAACTAACCAAGTCAGAGGGACAATACTTAACGTTTGTATCGGTGTATAGAAAGAAGTCTCAGATGCCCGGCCGAGGcgggaatggaaagtcctgccattcactgagccGAGTCCATTGCAACAAGCATATGTGTTAATGTAACTGTAACCATTGAGTCAGGGCATTAGGACCGTGCTTCGTTGtcaataaacctggccaagtgCCTTTGCTATGAACTGAATCTGTGGTATTATTGGGCAGTTCGACTGGAGCCTACTGTACAAGCTAGTTGGCTACAGCCAGTGCAGCATGCAGCGTgaacacacatgcagccaacaACTGACTACACTGGTGACCTTGACAACTAATCTGGTAAGTAGGTGAGCTGTCCTCTGTAGGAATCGTGATCTGATGTGGCAGAAAGCTACGAGCTAGGGAACCGAACTCCTCCCTGCAAATTCCCACAGAGTTTGAGAATGTATGGGTTGCCAGAAAAGGGGAAGAAACATGGAATGGGATCTGTAAGGCTAGAGCACAGACTGTAGCTTTGGAAAATAATAAGAGTAAGAAATGTACACAACATGCCACAAAACTGGCAGGGCAATTAACAGAAACAAAGGGTTAAAAGAATCAAGAGAAGCAACAGAGCCCTGGAATGCTCCTGCTCTCCTAGCAGGGTGACAAGCAGTCCAGAGATATTATATGTTACAGGAAGCACAAGGACAGAATAAAACATTGGAAACAGCTGTAAAGGTTTCACAAGAATGAGAAGTGCTGTCCTGTTATAAATATTGGTGGTCAGCAACAGGCTTCGGGTACCTATATAGTACCTGAAAAgtggggacagaaatggaaaaaggcGACCTGAGCAAAATTAAAAGCTGTAACATGGAATGATTGGAATGGGTGCTGCAATGACATGAAagggtgttccaaagaggatggacctatACTGTTCTCAtcggtagaagatgacagaacaaggagtaatggtcttaagttgcagagggggaggtttaggttggacattaggaaaatctttttcactagtagggtggtgaagaactggaatgggttacctagggaggtggtggaatctccttccttagagggttttaaggtcaggcttgacaaagccctggctgggatgatttagttgggtttggtcctgctttgagcaggggtttggactagatgacctcctgaggtcccttccaaccctgagattctatgattctatgattctaatgggGACATTGGGAATGACCCAAATCAGCCATGTAACAACCCATGAGCAGAGGCCACTGCATTGCATCCACCATCATAAATTAAAAACCTGATTCCGGTAAAACCTAAACCGAGACCTAGACGGGTGCCTGTCAGAACGGGAGAAGTAAGTGCAcaggagggagaagcagcaaACAGTACTTTCACTGGACTGGTAAATCAGATGAAGGAAAAAATGCAATGgttcacagagcacattaggaGACAAGAGCTGTCACTTGGTCACAGGGGAGTggataaaaaagaatttcaaagtgaAAAGCTGAGAGTTTTAATACCCGGATTGATGCATTAACACACAGAGTTGACCCAAAAAAGTTAACTGTAGCAGGCACTCCTGCAGTCTATTTGTCATGCAGACAAAACCAACAGACATTGGAGGAACAAATTTGGGTTTTACAAGAGCACGTAATGACCCCCACTCTCTTTCCAGAGCCAGGATAAAAACCAGGGCTGCAGGTTCCCAAAAGCTTTAACTCACAGAGCCCCACTCCTCGCTCAGAGCTAATAAtcgaatcataggactggaagggaccttgagaggtcatttagtccagtctcctgcactcctggcaggattCAGTATATCACCCCACctcagttagggaatcccattgcagcaaagccatccactatgacctgcacatttctcaGAGTctctacctttcgtagcagcggCTTAGTGATTgttttggctacttgcatcacagcagcccccacagtagatttgcccactccaaattgattcccgactgaccggtagctgtctggcattgcaagcttccagagggctatcgccactcacttctcaactgtgagggctgctctcatcttggtattctggcgtttcagggcaggggaaagcaagtcacaaagttccatgaaagtgcccttacgcatgcgaaaggttcacagccactgggaatcatcccacatctgtaacactatgcggtcccaccagtctgtgcttgtttcccaggccccaaatcggcattcaatggctagaacctgccccattaccagcaggatctccaaagcgcaggggcccgcggtttgagagaattttGTGTCCatttcctcatcactctcatcgctgCTCTgtcgtagccgcctcctcctcacctggtttttcaggtcctggttcagcataaagTGCACGAGAAtgcatgaggtgtttacaatATCCATGATttctgtcttgagctgagcaggctccaagcttgctgtggtatggcgtctgcacagttcacccaggaaaaaaggtgtgaaatggttgtctgccgttgctttcatggtgGGAGGGGTGaagctgtacccagaaccaccagtgacaatgttttttgccccatcaggcactgggatctcaacccagaattccaatggccgggggagactgcgggaactatgggataactatgggatagctacccacagtgcaacgctccggaaatcaacactagcctcggtacatggacgcacaccgccaaattaatgtgcttagtgtggctgcgtgcactcgactttatacaatctgtttccaaatatcgGTTTCTgcaaaatcggaataatcccgtagtgtagacatacccatagagaaAGGAAAGTGCCTCTCTCATATTCTGTGAATTCTCCATCTTGATTTGCCTCACAGCAATGCCCCAGGGACCATGTAGACTTTGGGCTTGTCTGTGCACAAaatttgtactgctttaactgtaGCGGCACAGATAAAGTGGTACAACACCACTATGTTGTTTCAGTTATAGTGATATAAAAGTGCTTTATAACAGAATCGGTATTCCCACATGGTACCTGGTATAACTGTGTTCATACTAGGGGTTGTACCAGTATTAATATTTCAGTAATGAATAAGTCTCCTAACTCAAATAGTATACTgatacaaaaactgtgtgtagaccaggccttacatttAAAGGCATACAAAAGAGAATCATCTCTATATTATATCTCTCTAAGTACTGATACAATTTACCATTTTTAGTCACAAATTGATTATAAGGGAGCAGAATTGTCTGTTATGTTCTTAGGGCTGTGGTACTGCCTATTCAGTAGAGAAGAACATACTTCTCACTGTGGACCTtggtccaaagcccattgaaatcagtgaaaacGCTCACATAGCTCCTCCCTGAAATAGCCTCTCAATATCTGCTATTCAAAGAAGCTCATAAACTGTAACCTCTCTTCCATTACTAGAATTGGAAAAAGCacagagaaaggaaacaaaaatgattaagggtatggaacagcttccatatgtgatgataagaagactgggacttttcagcttggaaaagtgatgactatggggggatataaaagagatatataaaatcctgaatggtgtggagaaagtgaataagaaagtgttatttaccccttcacataacagaagaatAAGTGGTCATCACTCAATGAAAGtagtaggcagggccggctccataccccagcgcgccaagcgcgtgcttggggcggcgtgccgcgggagggcggcagtcggctccagtggacctcccacaggcatgcctgcggagggtccgctggtcccgcggctctggtggacctcccgcaggcgtgcctgcggagggtccgctggtcccgcggcttcggtggagcatccgcaggtgtgcctgcaggaggtccaccagagccgcgggaccagcggaccctccgcaggcacatctgcaggaggtctaccggagccgtgggaccggcaaccgccagagcgtcccccgcagcgtgccgccctgcttggggcggcgcaattcctagagccgtccctggtagtaggcagcaggtataagacaaacataaggaagtatgcacaatgcacagtcaatctgtggaactcgttgccaggggatgttgtgaagccaaAAGGTAagacagagtttaaaaaaatgagataagttcatggaggacatgtccatctatggctattagccaaggattcaaccccatgctctaggtgtTCCTAAACTGCTGACTGCTAGAAcctgggattggatgacaggggattTATCACTTGATAAACTGCCCTTTTCTGTTCACTCTCTCccactagccactgtcagaagacaagacacaatgctagatggaccattggtatgtCTCAgtctggccatttttatgttcctATTTTCCTAAGGGGAGCGAGACCTCGGATCTCTCTTCCCGTCAGAGGGTAGGACTGGAAGCAGCTCTATCAGAATTTGACCAATATACTAGGCTAGAAGCTGAGGTGTATTGAATAGTCCACCCAGCAGCACATCTCCAATCAGTTGCTTTGATTCCAAACCAGGTCAAATCATACAGGTTTGGTTGTGGTTTCCTTTGACTTTTGTGTTTTTGAACCCCAAGTTCAAGGTTgcaaacacacacaaagcaaatAAAACCAAAGCACACCAAAGGCTGGCACAAAAACCATTCAAAGTGAAATAAAAGAGATCCAAAACATCTagctgtgtgggtgggtgtgggtgtgggtgtgggtgtgtgggtgtgtagaAAAGGAAGGGATTGAAAGGGCTGGATAAAAAATTAAGCAGGTGTGATTATAATCAATTTTAAATACTCTCTCAGGTTGATAGGACCTGTCCCTCAACTCCTCCAAAATAGAAGGTTCTAATCAGTAAAAGAAGAGAGGGTTTGGGGTCCAGTGCTGGGATAAAAAAGGGTACACACATTGTAGGGATATGAATCCAGGGAGAACTTTGTGAATTTATAAAAAGTAAGATTTTCAAACTGCTTTTCAAGCCCTTCTGTCTGAGAAGTAAATAGGCAGTAATTTAAGCCTTCCCCAATTTGCATGGCCAGAGTATGTAGCTGGGCTTTTGATCATCAAATAGTgcaagaaataaacaaaataaatgagaaaTGATCTATTGCAGAGTTCTTCCTCTGAGATAAATAGACAGGAATTTTGGGGACAGCAGCCAGCTGACACCAGCATATATAGGCATGCATATTCCTACATGTCCAGAGCTTTTAGGAGTCCACAAGGATGTCAGGTGAAGACTGTGCTTCCCGGAGGGCAGACAAGCCAACTCAAATTTCTCTCTTCTATCTGATCATTTTAGCCATTGAATCCATCATAGGAATTGGGGGAaatggagtcattgtggctatcAATCTCACCAACTGGGTCATGATCAGGACACTGTCCTCCTGTGATATGATCTTGATCTTCCTGAGCTTATCCAGACTCTGCCTGCAGACCCGGTTCATGCTGATGGTGGTTTGCAGCATGTTCTATCCAGCCTTTTATAATGAGGATAAGGTATACAAAATTTTCAATACTCTCATCATGTTTCTGAACTACTCCAGCCTCTGGTTTGCTGCTTGGCTCAGTGTCTTCTACTGTGCCAAGACTGCCAGCTTCACCCAGCCCCTGTTCATCTGGCTGAAGTGAAAAATTTCCAGTCTGGTTCCATGGTAGAATCATCCCTTTTCTCCCTACTGAGCAGTTTTCCTTTCTTGTGGGACATCTACAATGTGTACTGCAACAACTCCATGGCAAACAGCACAAAGGGGACAGTTGCAAAGGAGATCAATTTGTTTCCCCAGATTCTTCTCGACAACATTGGGATATGTCTGCCTTTACTAGTCTTTGTTGCTTCCACTGTCCTGTTAATCACCAGGAAGATGGAAAACAAGGCAACTGGCTTCACAGATCCCAACATGGAGGCCCACATGGGTGCCATCAAATCCATCTTCTCCTTCCTTATCCTATACCTTTTCAATTTTGCTGCTTTGATTCCCACATTAGCTGACATCTTCTCAACTAACAGCAGCTGGGATGTCATCTGTACAGTTGTGATGGCTGCCTATCCCATGGGACACTCTATGATCTTGATCTTGGGCAATCCCAAATTCAAACAGGTATCAGCCAGGATTCTGCACTGTGCCAAGTGTCACTTGAGAAGCAGGTCCATGTAAAAGAGCATAGACCAAATTGTGCTTTCTGGAGTAAATCTAGAGtaataccactgaagtcaaaggagttaTTATGAATTTACATACATGTAAATGActgcagaatctggctctgtatCTGGAATCATGTAG includes the following:
- the LOC120368678 gene encoding LOW QUALITY PROTEIN: taste receptor type 2 member 40-like (The sequence of the model RefSeq protein was modified relative to this genomic sequence to represent the inferred CDS: inserted 1 base in 1 codon; substituted 1 base at 1 genomic stop codon), translated to MSGEDCASRRADKPTQISLFYLIILAIESIIGIGGNGVIVAINLTNWVMIRTLSSCDMILIFLSLSRLCLQTRFMLMVVCSMFYPAFYNEDKVYKIFNTLIMFLNYSSLWFAAWLSVFYCAKTASFTQPLFIWLKXKISSLVPWXESSLFSLLSSFPFLWDIYNVYCNNSMANSTKGTVAKEINLFPQILLDNIGICLPLLVFVASTVLLITRKMENKATGFTDPNMEAHMGAIKSIFSFLILYLFNFAALIPTLADIFSTNSSWDVICTVVMAAYPMGHSMILILGNPKFKQVSARILHCAKCHLRSRSM